Genomic segment of Paenibacillus polymyxa:
CACGTATCCGTCAATATTGCCGCAACACTGGGCAGCCGTTGCCGGTGACGCCGGGAGAGATTACGCGCTGTATTTTGGACAGTCTGGCGTTAAAGTATCGTTACATTTTGGAGCTTACGGAACGGGTGTCAGGACAACGGTTTAATGGTTTGCATATGGTCGGAGGAGGGATTCAAAATCGCTTGCTGTGCCAATGGACGGCCAATTCAATTCAAAAACCCGTTTGGGCTGGACCCGCAGAAGCGAGCGCAATCGGCAATCTTGCGGTACAATGGATGACACAGGGAAAGTTCGCCGATATATGGGAAGCACGCCGGGTCATCGCAGATTCTATTTCCGTGGAGGAATATGAACCTGCCGAGTCAGAAGCGTGGGAGGATGCCTACGGGCAATTCCGGCGAGTGGCGGGACTTTTTGTACATTAAAGATGTGGAGTGAGATTGCCATGCTGGTCGCAGAAAGATATGAGATGATTGTGCAGCTTGTTAATGAAAAAGGAAGCATACGGGTGTCCGAATTGAGTGAGTTGTGCAAAGTAACGGAGGAAACGATCCGCCGTGATCTGGACCGCCTGGAGCAGGCGGGACGACTGCGCCGTTCGCATGGGGGAGCGGTCAGTGTCAAAAACGAGCAACCTGAAACGCCCTATACGGTACGGGAAATTATGAACGCAGAGGAAAAGCGTAGGATTGCCGAAGAAGCGGTCAAGCAGATTCAGCCGAATGATCGTATTTTGCTGGATGCTAGCACAACCGCCTGGTATATGGCGTCGAGCTTACCGGATATTCCTTTGACAATATTAACAAATTCGATTCGGGTAGCTACAG
This window contains:
- a CDS encoding DeoR/GlpR family DNA-binding transcription regulator: MLVAERYEMIVQLVNEKGSIRVSELSELCKVTEETIRRDLDRLEQAGRLRRSHGGAVSVKNEQPETPYTVREIMNAEEKRRIAEEAVKQIQPNDRILLDASTTAWYMASSLPDIPLTILTNSIRVATELAGKEKIEVISTGGQLLQRSLSYVGPLAERSLETYYVDKLFFSSQGVHLDRGISESNELQARLKQKMVSIADRVILLADASKFGQQAFTHVVNLSQVSEIITDSRLSDPIRSQLAELAIPVTVV